The following DNA comes from bacterium.
CCTGATGCTGACAAGGCCCTGCGGGGACGGATCCTGGCCTGTCTGCCCCATGCCATGGCATTTGACGGGGTGGGCTTCCGTTCCGTCGGCATGAAGTACGCCACGGAAGGGGATCTGCTTTCCGGCCATGGAGCAAGCTGCTACGGCGGTCGGTGGAATCCACCCGGGATGCGCGCCGTGTACGTCTCCTTGAGTCCTGTCACTGCCGTCAAGGAGGCCTACCAGCTCTTCCTGCGCAACGGCATTTCTGCTGCCCAGATTCGTCCGCGCGTGCTGGCCGGCCTTCACCTTCGCGTGCAACGCCTCCTGGATCTGACAGACACCTCGGTGCGCCGCCGGGTGGGTTTCCGCCTGCGCGACCTGTTGGAGGAATGGGCCGCCATCCAGCACCAGGGAGGTGAGGCCGGGACTCAAAGCGTGGGCCGGTGTGCCTTCGAGCTTGGTTTCGAGGGACTACTGGCACCCTCGGTCCAAGATCCACATGGAAGCAACTTGGTGGTGTTTCCAGAGCGCTTGCTGCCGGGAAGCGAGCTGCTGGTGATGGCCGCCGGCGACTTGCCTCCACATCCTCTGGCCTGTTGACTGCATGCAGTCTTGCATGAAATTTTGCTTGCAAATTTTCATGTAAAAGAGCACATTCGACTTGAGGCAATGGATATGGGGGTGTAGCATGGCAGGCAGAGCAAAAGCGACGGGAACGGCCGAACCCTTGGCCCAAGCCTATGGAGTGGCTGTGCCGGGCATGCACGGTGTCCAGGTGGTCACGGTGGGCCGGGAGACCAAGCTGGAACTGCGCCATCTGCTGGGGCTGGCGCGCGAGGCTTTCGGGCGCTTGGTGGATGTGTCCGTGCGCACTTTGGCCGAAGTGGAAAGCAAGGGAACCCGAGTCGACAAGCTTCAGCGCAACTATCTTGAGGTGAAGCGTTTGTGCGACGCGCTGGGTGAAGTCATGGAACCCGCCGCGTTGGGTCGCTGGCTCACCCTGCCCAACGAGGCCTTCGGCGGCCTGAAACCCCTCGAGGTCATCGAGCGCGGCGAGATCGACCGATTGTGGGAACTGGCCTTCCGCCTGCGCGCGGGCCTGCCGTCCTGAGGCGGCCCGTCCCGGACCTTGCTCCTCAGGCCCGGATCCGGCATCTTGGGCCCGGTCGCGACCCCGCGCCGCACCCTTTAACCCGGTCCCGCGAGGCCCCAAGGGAGTCGCCATGAAGACCTGCATCCGCCTGACAACCACCGGAGCGCCCTGGGCGCCTCCGGTTTTTTTCATGCCGGTCCGCCGGCGAGAGGAGGGGGCATGAGCTTCCGGCGCAAGGCCCAGCTGGTGGACGAGGCGGGGCTGGCCCGCACCGTCACGCGGCTGGCCCACGAGATCATCGAGAAGAACCGGGGGGTGGAGGGCCTTGCCCTGGTGGGCATGCAGACCCGCGGCGTCTTCCTGGCGCGGCGCCTGCACGAGCGCATCCGCGAGATCGAGGCGGGCCGCCTGCCCGCCGGCGGCCTGCCCTTGGGCAGCCTGGACGTCACCTTCTACCGGGACGACTGGCGCATGAAGCTCAAGCAGCCCGAGGTGCAGGCCACGGACATCGACTTCGACATCCACGGCCTGAACCTGGTGCTGGTGGATGACGTGCTCTTCACCGGACGCACGGTACGCGCCGCCCTGGACGCCCTGATGGATCTGGGTCGTCCGGCCCGCATCCAGCTGGCCGTGCTGGTGGACCGGGGCCACCGCGAGCTGCCCATCCGACCGGATTTCACGGGCAAGAACGTGCCCACCTCCATCGGCGAGGAGGTGCGCGTCAAGCTGAAGGAAGTGGACGGCGAGGAGGGCGTGTGGCTGGTGGAGAGAGTGGGGGAGGAGGCATGACCGGGCTTCAGGAACAGCTCCGCCGCGGCGCGGAGGAGGAGCGGGCGGGCGGCGGGTCCGCCGTGGGCGGGGGCATCGCCGGCCTGCGCCACAAGCATCTGCTGGGTCTGGAGGACTACAGCGCCGAGGAGATCCATCTCATTCTTGACACGGCGGAGAGCTTCCTCGAGGTGCTGGAGCGCCCCATCAAGAAGGTGCCCACCCTGCGCGGCATCACCGTGGTCAACCTCTTCTTCGAGAACTCCACCCGCACCCGCATCTCCTTCGAGATGGCCGAGAAGCGCCTCTCGGCCGACACGGTGAACTTCAGCGCCTCGTCCAGCAGCACGCAGAAAGGCGAGACCCTGCGCGACACGGCGGCCAACATCGAGGCGATGAAGATCGACGCCGTGGTCATGCGCCACAGCGCGCCGGGCTCCTGCCTCTTCCTTAGCCGCTGTCTGGAGAGCGTCATCATCAACGCCGGCGACGGCGCCCACGAGCACCCGACCCAGGCCCTGCTCGACCTCCTCACCCTGCGCCGCCGCCTGGGCAGCCTGGCGGGGAAGCGCGTCACCCTGGTGGGGGACATCCTGCACAGCCGCGTGGCCCTGAGCAACATCTACGGCCTGCAGAAGCTGGGGGCCAGGGTCCAGGTCTGCGGACCAGCCCCCCTCATCCCCCGCCACATCCAGGACCTGGGGGTGGAGGTCTTCTGGAACGTGGAGGAGGCGATCGAGCAGAGCGAGGTGCTCAACGTGCTGCGCATCCAGCTGGAGCGGCACAACGCCCACCACTTCCCCAGCCTGCGCGAATACCACGAGGAGTTCGGGGTGACGGCCGACCGGCTGGACCGTCACGCCGCCGATGATCTCCTCATCCTGCACCCCGGCCCCATCAACCGCGGCGTGGAAATCGCCTCCGACGTGGCCGACGGCGGGCGCAGCGTCATCCTGGAACAAGTGACCAACGGCGTGGCGGTGCGCATGGCCGTCCTCTACCTGCTGCTGGGAGGCAAGACCCGTGAGCACTGAGCTGAACCTGATCGAGGGCGCCCGCCTGCTGCTCAAGGGCGCCCGCCTGCTGGATCCGGCCACCGGCCTGGACGCGGTGGAGGACCTGCTCATCGAGGACGGCCTCATCGCCGCCCGCGGCCCCGGGCTTGAGGCCGAGGACGCCGAGGTGCTGGAGCTGGAGGGACTGCTCGTCGTGCCCGGCTTCGTGGACCTGCGCGCCCGCTTCGGCGAGCCCGGCCACGAGGACCGCGAGACGATCGAAAGCGGCCTGGACGCGGCGGCGGCGGGCGGCTACACGGCGGTCTGCCTCACGCCGGAGAACGAGCCGGCGGGCGACACGGCGGGGGCGATCGAGTTCCTCCTGGCCCGCGCCGAGGAGCATCCCGTCACCCTCCTGCCGCTGGGGGCCGTCACCCAGGGGCTGAAAGGCGAGCGGCTGGCCGACCTGGGCGAGCTGGCCCGCGCCGGCGTGGCCGGCTACTGCGAGGGCAACCGCGGCCTCAGGGGCGCCGCCGCCCTGCGCGGCGCGCTGAGCTACAGCCGCATGTTCGGCCTGCCCCTCTTCGAGCTGGCGCGCGATGCCAGTTTCGAGGGAGGCCACGTGCACGAGGGTCTCGCCAGCCTGCGCATGGGCCTCAAGGGCACGCCGCGCCTGGCCGAGGACCTGGGCGTGCAGCTGGGCATCCGCGTCGCCGAGTACGAGGAGGCCCGCCTGCACCTGCAGCTGATCAGCACGCGGGAGAGCATCGCCCTGCTGCGCGCCGCCAAGGCGCGGGGCGCGCTGGTGACGGCCGATTGCAGCCCGCAGCATCTGGCCCTGAGCGATGGGCGCTGCCTGGACTACGACCCGGCCGCCCGGCTGCTGCCGCCCCTGCGCCCCGAGGAGGACCGCCTTGCCCTGGTCGCCGCCGCCGCCGCCGGGGTGTTGGACGCTGTCTGCAGCGACCACCGGCCCGCCGAGTTCGACGACCTGGACAAGGAGTACCCCTTCGCCCCCTTCGGCTGCGCCTCCCTCGAGACGGCCTTCGCCGTGGCCCACCGCGCCCTCGTGGAGAGCGGCGCCTGCGACCTGGAGCGCCTCCTGGAGTTGTTCAGCGCCGGTCCCCGCCGCATCCTGGGGCTGCCCCCGGCCGGCTTCGAAGCGGGCACGCCCGCCGAGCTGACCCTGCTCGACCTGGCCTGCTCCTGGACCTACCGCGGCGCCGAGGCGCTCACCCTGGGCGTCAACAGTCCCTGGGAAGGCGTCGCCTTCACCGTGCGCCCGGCGGGGATGGTCAACGGCCGCTACGCCGCCCTGCGGGGCTGATCCGGTCTCCGGCCCCGCCTCGGGCGAACCGCTGATCCACGATGCGGAGGGGGGACGGGCCGGACTCGACCTGCCCGGCAATCTCCCGCGGCTGGCCGGGTCAGGGGGCGGGGGCCAGCCAGGGGGAGAGGCCGCGCTCGAGCAGCTCGGGCAGTTCGGGCAAGCCTGCGTAGCGGATGGCCTTGTCCGGCTGAAGGGTCCCCAAGGCCAGGCACAGCTCCCGCACCGCCTCCAGGTGTCGGCCCACCCGCAGCGTGAGGGGCAGGCCGGTGGAGTCCACCGGCACCTTGTTCATGCCCGGGATGGCCGCCGCCGCCTGGTAGCAGGGGTCGTCGCCGGCCAGGATCTGGCGGGCGTCGGTGCGGCCGCGCAGGCGGCCCTGGCCGGGGTTGGCCGTCTCGAGCAAGGTGGCGAGCAGGCCGGGCACGGCGTCCCCCAGTTCGCGGTGGCTGAGGCCGCGCAGCCGGGGCGGCGAGGGTTCCAGCGTGATCTGGATCTCCTTCATGGCGAGGCCGAACACCGCCTCGGCGGCCAGCTCGCCCGCCGCCTCGTGGGCCACCACGGCATTGACCACCGGGTACTCGATGGCCGCCTCGTGCAGGTCGATGAGGAGGTCGATCCCCTCGCGCTCGATCAGGCGCCGGATGGCCCAGGCCACCTGTTCGGTGAAGCAGCCATCGGCCCGGCCGGGGAAGCTGCGGTTGAGGTTGCGCACCTCGTTGCCGCTGAGGGCCTGCCCGCTGGGCCGGTGGATGGTGATCTCGGGGTCGGGCCACTGGTCGAGCGGGTTGGTGCCGCGTCCCCCCACCCGGAAAGCGCGCGGCCGACCGTCGGCGGCGGGCAGGACGATGAGCTGGGGCGTGCCCTCCTGGGGATCCGTCGCCGTGAAGGCGGAGGCGTTGGCCCGGGGCAGGACCCAGATCTCGCCCTGCTCCACCTGCAGGTTCTCCACGAGCAGGACGGCCGCCAGGTGCCCGGCCGGTTCGTTGGGATGGGATCCGCCCAGCACCAGCACGCGGCCGCCCGGCACGGCGCCGGCGAAGCGGAAGAGCTCCGTGTCACCCCGGGTGCCGGCCAGGGCCGGGTGCCAGTCCGCCAGCCGGTGCTGCCCGGCCAGGCCTGGACCGGGGAAGAGCGGCTCCACCCGGCGCTGGGCGAGGAAATCCCGCCCCGCCGCCCAGGCCAGGAGCGCGACCCCCGCCAGCAGCAGGCCGCGCCGCCCCCAACTCCCGGTGTTCTGCCGCGCCCCGTTCGCCTTCATCATTCCTTCGCCGTTGTTGAGCAGGTCCGCCCGGGCCGCCCGCTCACTTGATGAGCAGCACCCGCAGGAGGAAGGGCACCAGGACGAGGGCGGCCGTCGCCGCCTCGCGCCAGGAGGCCTCCCGCCGCCACAGCTCGGCCAGGCAGCCCAGGGCCAGCAGGCCGGCCAGGGCCCAGTAGATCCAGAAGAGGAGCTTCATCGTCCCCCCAGCCAGTCGGCCATCGGTCCGCCGAAGTAGATCAGCGCCAGGGCCCACAGGCCGATGGCGAGGGCGGGCAGCAGACAGACGCGCAGCACTCTGAGGTAGTCCGGCTCGTCCACCACCTGCGCCGCGAAGATGCCTGAGAGCGCCGTGGGCGGCATCAGGTCGCCCAGGGCGGCCAGCAGCGAGAGGCCGGCCCCCACCCAGATCTCGGGCCGGCCCAGCATGGCCAGCAGGAAGGGGACGCCCAGCACGCTGGCGCTGCCGAAGGCGCTCACGGCCCCGAAGAGGGGCAGGCCGGCCAGCATGCCCAGCCAGGCGGCCCACTCGGGCAACTGCAGCACGGCGATGACGAGGCCGCCCCGCAGGCCGCTCACGGTCATGATCTGGATGAAACAGCCCACGCCCACGAGGATGGCCATCACGGGCAGGGCCTGGCGCAGGGCGGCGCGGGCCACGTCCAGCGGGCGCAGGCGCTCGCCCACCCGCAAGCCCAGCAGGGAGGCCAGCACGAAGATGAGCGGCAGGCCGAGGGAGGGGAAGTGGCCAGGCCAGAGGCGCGGGCCGCCCATCAGCACGAGGACGAGGAGGACGGGCAGGAGCAGGC
Coding sequences within:
- a CDS encoding DUF2384 domain-containing protein, which gives rise to MGRETKLELRHLLGLAREAFGRLVDVSVRTLAEVESKGTRVDKLQRNYLEVKRLCDALGEVMEPAALGRWLTLPNEAFGGLKPLEVIERGEIDRLWELAFRLRAGLPS
- a CDS encoding aspartate carbamoyltransferase catalytic subunit gives rise to the protein MAGLRHKHLLGLEDYSAEEIHLILDTAESFLEVLERPIKKVPTLRGITVVNLFFENSTRTRISFEMAEKRLSADTVNFSASSSSTQKGETLRDTAANIEAMKIDAVVMRHSAPGSCLFLSRCLESVIINAGDGAHEHPTQALLDLLTLRRRLGSLAGKRVTLVGDILHSRVALSNIYGLQKLGARVQVCGPAPLIPRHIQDLGVEVFWNVEEAIEQSEVLNVLRIQLERHNAHHFPSLREYHEEFGVTADRLDRHAADDLLILHPGPINRGVEIASDVADGGRSVILEQVTNGVAVRMAVLYLLLGGKTREH
- a CDS encoding RES family NAD+ phosphorylase, with amino-acid sequence MTSQPKFQAARPDADKALRGRILACLPHAMAFDGVGFRSVGMKYATEGDLLSGHGASCYGGRWNPPGMRAVYVSLSPVTAVKEAYQLFLRNGISAAQIRPRVLAGLHLRVQRLLDLTDTSVRRRVGFRLRDLLEEWAAIQHQGGEAGTQSVGRCAFELGFEGLLAPSVQDPHGSNLVVFPERLLPGSELLVMAAGDLPPHPLAC
- the pyrR gene encoding bifunctional pyr operon transcriptional regulator/uracil phosphoribosyltransferase PyrR: MSFRRKAQLVDEAGLARTVTRLAHEIIEKNRGVEGLALVGMQTRGVFLARRLHERIREIEAGRLPAGGLPLGSLDVTFYRDDWRMKLKQPEVQATDIDFDIHGLNLVLVDDVLFTGRTVRAALDALMDLGRPARIQLAVLVDRGHRELPIRPDFTGKNVPTSIGEEVRVKLKEVDGEEGVWLVERVGEEA
- a CDS encoding dihydroorotase, with amino-acid sequence MSTELNLIEGARLLLKGARLLDPATGLDAVEDLLIEDGLIAARGPGLEAEDAEVLELEGLLVVPGFVDLRARFGEPGHEDRETIESGLDAAAAGGYTAVCLTPENEPAGDTAGAIEFLLARAEEHPVTLLPLGAVTQGLKGERLADLGELARAGVAGYCEGNRGLRGAAALRGALSYSRMFGLPLFELARDASFEGGHVHEGLASLRMGLKGTPRLAEDLGVQLGIRVAEYEEARLHLQLISTRESIALLRAAKARGALVTADCSPQHLALSDGRCLDYDPAARLLPPLRPEEDRLALVAAAAAGVLDAVCSDHRPAEFDDLDKEYPFAPFGCASLETAFAVAHRALVESGACDLERLLELFSAGPRRILGLPPAGFEAGTPAELTLLDLACSWTYRGAEALTLGVNSPWEGVAFTVRPAGMVNGRYAALRG
- a CDS encoding succinylglutamate desuccinylase/aspartoacylase family protein, with product MMKANGARQNTGSWGRRGLLLAGVALLAWAAGRDFLAQRRVEPLFPGPGLAGQHRLADWHPALAGTRGDTELFRFAGAVPGGRVLVLGGSHPNEPAGHLAAVLLVENLQVEQGEIWVLPRANASAFTATDPQEGTPQLIVLPAADGRPRAFRVGGRGTNPLDQWPDPEITIHRPSGQALSGNEVRNLNRSFPGRADGCFTEQVAWAIRRLIEREGIDLLIDLHEAAIEYPVVNAVVAHEAAGELAAEAVFGLAMKEIQITLEPSPPRLRGLSHRELGDAVPGLLATLLETANPGQGRLRGRTDARQILAGDDPCYQAAAAIPGMNKVPVDSTGLPLTLRVGRHLEAVRELCLALGTLQPDKAIRYAGLPELPELLERGLSPWLAPAP